In Hippoglossus hippoglossus isolate fHipHip1 chromosome 15, fHipHip1.pri, whole genome shotgun sequence, the genomic stretch ATACCACTTTAACTTTTCTCTTGTTGTGTCACACTTTCACTGGAAACATTTTCTGTACCTTACACCTGAtccacacacttcctgtttcacttcCAGGCGTAGCTCTGTTACAGGATTACGTTGGCTACCTTTACTTTGAACACATGTGTGACGTTGGGAAGCTGCGGACAGTTAAGACGTGCCTCTACTACCAAAAAGAGGGAGGTATGTGTCTTTAAATTAGATTTCCCTGCATGATGTGTGCACTGGATGCACACTCCAGACCGGAATGCGTCCGTCTAAAACGCTTGTGCCAGGCGTGGGAACCCAGATGTAATCTTGATTGCCCTCTaggctggctgcagtgtcaGTCATAAGCCACGCCTCCTgcatgttagtagatgggacatggaccaaacaaaaaaagtaaaagtgcacAAAATAACATTCTGATGCCAATTCTCAGGTAAATTaggttttaattagttagttGATGCTATGAAAAAGGTAAATGCTATAAAAGCACacttataaaaatgtgtcttttagaGAGATTCGAAAAAGGTTTAAGATGAGAAAGATTTCCTGTGGAACCCAGTAACGAGATGATTGTTGAGGAGATGGCACTAATCGGTGCATCTCAGTGAGAGAGGCCGCAAGACGAAAGAGAAGTCATTTAACcctactttctttcttttccccatCAGCACCGCGCAGAGAACCTCAGGATATCACTGTTTTTGGTCAAACGCACAATTCTGCTAACCTCTCCTGGAAAGCGATCACCTCTGAGGACCAGCGAGGTTTCCTCACACACTACAGCCTGTGCAGTGTGAAAATGGGTTCGCGGGATGAGATGAGAGGTGTGAAAGCCACTTTTCTACATCATCTGTAGCAGTTTGTTTGAAGGGTTTTTCACAGATGAATTATTTGTGTACATCTTTTGAACTTTTAAATGACAAAGTTTCACCGATATTCTCCAATGACACCAGCTATATGAATTTAACTGTGATATTTTTCAACATCTTGTGTTCATCAGAGTGCCATAACATATCAGCCTCATTGAGAAAATACAGTCTGGAAAACTTGACACTGGGAACAAAATACAATATCAGCCTGGCCGTAGTGACCCGAGCGGGAGCAGGACCCGCAGCCCGAGTCACTATCAACACGCTGCAGGAGAAACATGTGAATGGTATCAGACCTATAGAGCCAGCTCTCATGTTGAAGCAGCTTTGCAGTTTTTCCACATGCGGACGCAAACTCATTTTCCCTGTCTTCCTTTTTCTCCACCCAAATTAGTGTGGTTGAGTTTGGGCCTGCTGATTGGGTTCTTCTTCACCTCGACAATGTGCACCGTCGTCTTGAAGAGGTAGGTGACCTCCATACTTTAAAGCCTCCACACTTTGGTGTGTAATATGAACAATCACATAAACTACAGTATGAACTCGCTTTGTAGGGAAGGCGTGgagaatttatgttttttttttttttttttatcaaaccaCGTGACTTTTATTAACGGCTAAATCATCAGCAACAGGATAAAGTGAAAATGTCTGGGATTATCTAAGACGTTCTCCATTTCTTAGTTTTTAACTTTTGTGGTGAAACTGTTGAAACTCTTCAGATTCACATCACAGtaacattaacaataaatacaGGATTTTGTTTTCCCCTTTATTAAAAATTGTgatagttcaacatttttttgttgttttcccagggaacaattcatggatgttgatatATTTAGGGGgctgatgagtgtgtgaaatttggtgcagctcgaaTGACTTTAAtagaactgttgggccttggaggaggtagaTGCTCTACTGACTGTTCTAGTTCCCCCTGGATTGATCtatttttaacagtttctaCTCTGTTCTGATGCTCAGAATCCAAAACAAAATCTTTCCTCCTGTGCCGACGCCTGTTATTCCAGATTTCTCACCCAATCAACATGGTCAGGTAAATcccacacacaggctgcagaacTGTTTATATCAAAGTTTTTGCTCTTTCTAAAGACATGACAGCTTagttttctcatttaaaaactaTAACTTAATCAAACAGCAGAACTAATTCCCTCAGACATAGTTAACAGTGTGTACAGTAAATCAGTGCAGTCTATATACAGTACACTGTATAACTACTCAAAGGAAGTGTCAGCAGAGattgtaacaaaaaaaaaaactcacctcATTGAAGACAATGTAATTCCACTTTTCTATGATACGGCTGATGAAAACCTAACTCAAGCGTATCTTGATCTTTAAATGTTGATATGTTACAATCAATCACAGGCACAAGTTGAGTAAAGTGAACTTTTAAGTGGCTCCATATGTTAACTTTAAATTTACTGAAATACTTTCCCTCCTGCATTCTGCTTCTTCTAtgctttatttgattttctgaGACATTAACGTGATTCCTGAGCAAGAAACCAAAACAGTGACCTGTTCCATTGATTACAAGTTTAGAATTCAATAGCACAGCAAAGTATGTTGAGTTTTCACCACTGAGTCTCACTCTCATGTTTTTACGTGACCTACATCAGGAGATGCtggaggggaaagaggaggTGGACGAGCTGatactgctgcagctgcacccaGAGCGGAAGACTGTCcctcaggaagcagaggaaaccACCACCCTCCGAGGAGAGTGGGACGCTGGGAGCGACGAGGACGTGGAGAATGAGAGTGAGGGGGATTCGAGGATGTCAGAGGGGAGCGGTGATGAGAGTCCTGGCTCCACAGATCAGGAGCAGAAGAGCTCCAGAGTCAAAAAACTAACAGATCTGGAGCAGGTGGAAAGTGAGATTGCCATGCTGATATACAGGAATGGTTTGGTCTTTGATCTAAAGACAGATTCACCTTAAAGACAAAATCTTTTACATATTTGTTCACCTATACTGGATTAATGAATTCTGTTTTGAAAGTTGTATCTTTTTAAGcaacaatatttaaaatatttaatcttttccTGGAGCAAGTATTGGTTTTCCTGTTTCacgtttgtgtattttttaatagTATTTTGTCAGTGATATTTTTCATAAGGAGATCAGCATAATGATATAAGCAGAGTTGACCACAC encodes the following:
- the LOC117775659 gene encoding LOW QUALITY PROTEIN: uncharacterized protein LOC117775659 (The sequence of the model RefSeq protein was modified relative to this genomic sequence to represent the inferred CDS: inserted 2 bases in 1 codon); this translates as MVQDDTCFSEGSACEAPTSPECFKKNASESVYTCEWSMSPTDGNVTFDLYFNKTKFKGIYQTWRTICGKALIQRREVYIWVEAHVGNFSCSSPRRSVVLKDIVKYDAPQNISMXSKNSLSLMWEAPEKHPALAEVWFRRDGHPAESWEKIFTKTNTDQVTVENLSQHSAHWVQIRQRSTQVKDPLWSHWSPVVIVPAELAHQPEVNVTTKRLNGTREVTLTWKVNQLQKTDTRSRISLKDVLSVILSPTACDKTVDNKSSKKTCKQWYELQDGGLKPERVITLESKKKQVREQERKSVALLQDYVGYLYFEHMCDVGKLRTVKTCLYYQKEGAPRREPQDITVFGQTHNSANLSWKAITSEDQRGFLTHYSLCSVKMGSRDEMRECHNISASLRKYSLENLTLGTKYNISLAVVTRAGAGPAARVTINTLQEKHVNVWLSLGLLIGFFFTSTMCTVVLKRIQNKIFPPVPTPVIPDFSPNQHGQEMLEGKEEVDELILLQLHPERKTVPQEAEETTTLRGEWDAGSDEDVENESEGDSRMSEGSGDESPGSTDQEQKSSRVKKLTDLEQVESEIAMLIYRNGLVFDLKTDSP